A window of the Burkholderia sp. 9120 genome harbors these coding sequences:
- the hemC gene encoding hydroxymethylbilane synthase has protein sequence MNTETFSTPPHTLVIASRESRLAMWQAEHVRCALHKLYPSCDVKILGMTTRGDQILDRTLSKVGGKGLFVKELEAALADGRADLAVHSLKDVPMTLPEGFALSTIMEREDPRDALVSNQYESLAALPAGAVVGTSSLRREAMLRIRYPHLEVRPLRGNLDTRLGKLDRGDYAAIILAAAGLKRLGLAERIRALLDPEDSLPAAGQGALGIEIRADRVDLAAWLAPLHHEHTAAAVEAERMVSRALGGSCEVPLAAYATWHDGALHLRGIVATPDGQRVLSAQASAPAPTVERAIALGQQVADELEQQGAMEIVRALSTASGPAAGSADSANPHTTPGAVTGE, from the coding sequence ATGAACACCGAGACGTTTTCTACGCCACCCCACACGCTTGTGATTGCGTCGCGAGAAAGCCGCCTTGCCATGTGGCAGGCGGAGCATGTGCGATGTGCGCTGCACAAATTATATCCATCTTGTGACGTAAAAATCCTCGGAATGACGACACGTGGCGATCAAATTCTCGATCGCACTTTGTCGAAGGTGGGTGGTAAGGGTTTGTTCGTCAAGGAACTGGAGGCCGCACTGGCCGATGGCCGCGCCGACCTCGCCGTGCATTCGCTCAAAGACGTGCCGATGACCTTGCCCGAGGGCTTTGCGTTGTCGACCATCATGGAACGCGAAGATCCGCGCGACGCGCTGGTCTCGAATCAGTACGAGTCACTGGCCGCGTTGCCGGCCGGCGCGGTGGTCGGCACGTCCAGCCTGCGCCGTGAGGCGATGTTGCGCATCCGTTATCCGCATCTCGAAGTGCGGCCGCTGCGCGGCAATCTGGATACGCGCCTGGGCAAGCTCGACCGTGGCGACTACGCAGCGATCATTCTGGCGGCCGCCGGGCTGAAGCGGCTGGGTCTCGCTGAGCGCATCCGTGCGCTGCTCGATCCGGAAGACAGCTTGCCCGCGGCGGGCCAGGGCGCGCTCGGTATCGAGATTCGCGCCGATCGCGTGGACCTCGCGGCATGGCTCGCGCCGTTGCATCACGAACACACGGCGGCGGCCGTCGAAGCGGAGCGCATGGTCTCGCGCGCGCTCGGCGGCAGTTGCGAAGTGCCGCTCGCCGCCTATGCCACATGGCATGACGGCGCGTTGCATCTGCGCGGCATCGTCGCGACGCCCGACGGCCAGCGCGTGTTGAGCGCGCAGGCCTCGGCGCCCGCGCCGACCGTCGAACGCGCAATCGCGCTCGGTCAGCAGGTCGCCGATGAGCTCGAACAGCAAGGCGCGATGGAGATCGTGCGTGCGCTCAGCACGGCCAGCGGTCCCGCTGCCGGCTCGGCAGACAGCGCAAATCCCCACACAACCCCCGGCGCGGTGACCGGCGAGTGA
- the ppa gene encoding inorganic diphosphatase has translation MSFNHVPAGKDLPQDFNVIIEIPAQSDPVKYEADKDLGLLVVDRFIGTGMRYPANYGFIPQTLSGDGDPVDVLVITPFPLLAGSVVRARALGMLQMTDESGVDAKLVAVAHDKICPMTADLKSIDDVPAYLKDQIKHFFEQYKALEKGKWVKVEGWAGIEAAHKEITEGVANFKK, from the coding sequence ATGAGCTTCAATCACGTCCCCGCGGGCAAAGACCTGCCGCAAGATTTCAACGTCATCATCGAAATCCCGGCGCAAAGCGATCCGGTGAAGTACGAGGCCGATAAGGATCTGGGCCTGCTGGTCGTCGACCGTTTCATCGGCACCGGCATGCGCTATCCGGCCAACTACGGCTTCATTCCGCAAACCCTGTCGGGCGACGGCGACCCGGTCGACGTGCTGGTGATCACGCCGTTCCCGCTGCTTGCCGGCTCGGTGGTTCGCGCGCGCGCGCTCGGCATGCTGCAAATGACCGACGAATCGGGCGTGGACGCGAAGCTGGTTGCCGTCGCGCACGACAAGATCTGCCCGATGACCGCCGACCTGAAGTCGATCGACGACGTTCCGGCGTACCTGAAAGACCAGATCAAGCACTTCTTCGAGCAATACAAGGCGCTCGAGAAAGGCAAGTGGGTGAAGGTCGAGGGCTGGGCGGGCATCGAAGCCGCGCACAAGGAAATCACGGAAGGCGTGGCGAACTTCAAGAAGTAA
- a CDS encoding aldehyde dehydrogenase family protein — protein MEEARHFIGGEWRAASGGETIAVLDPSDGQPFTQLARGTAADIEAAVQAARRAFEGAWGAASAAERGRVLYRLSMLVAAHQEELAQLEARDTGKPLKQARADSAALARYFEFYAGAADKLHGETLPYQAGYTVLTIREPHGVTGHIVPWNYPMQIFGRSVGAALATGNACVVKPAEDACLSVLRVAELAAEAGLPAGALNIVTGYGHEAGAALARHPGIDHISFTGLPDTGKAVAQMAAENHVPVTLELGGKSPQIVFADADLDAALPVLVSAIVQNAGQTCSAGSRVLIDRAIYEPLLDRLSGAFHALRVGPSQADLDCGPLINAKQQQRVWDFLSDAQHDGIAMAAQGEVISDAPESGFYQAPTLLRDVPASHRLARDEVFGPVLAAMSFNGEDEALALANGTQYGLVAGIWTRDGARQMRLARRLRSGQVFINNYGAGGGVELPFGGVKHSGHGREKGFEALYGFTVLKTIAIRHG, from the coding sequence ATGGAAGAAGCCCGACACTTCATCGGCGGCGAGTGGCGCGCCGCTTCAGGCGGCGAGACGATCGCCGTGCTCGATCCGTCGGACGGCCAGCCGTTCACCCAGTTGGCGCGCGGCACCGCGGCGGATATCGAGGCCGCCGTGCAGGCCGCCCGCCGCGCGTTCGAAGGCGCATGGGGCGCGGCCAGCGCCGCCGAACGCGGCCGCGTGCTGTACCGGCTGTCCATGCTGGTCGCGGCGCATCAGGAAGAACTGGCGCAACTCGAAGCGCGCGACACCGGCAAGCCGCTCAAGCAGGCACGCGCCGATTCGGCCGCCCTCGCCCGTTATTTCGAGTTCTATGCCGGCGCAGCGGACAAGCTGCACGGCGAAACGCTACCCTATCAAGCCGGCTACACGGTGCTGACCATCCGCGAGCCGCACGGTGTGACCGGCCATATCGTGCCGTGGAACTACCCCATGCAGATTTTCGGCCGCAGCGTCGGCGCGGCGCTCGCCACCGGCAATGCGTGCGTCGTCAAACCGGCCGAAGACGCTTGCCTGTCAGTGCTGCGCGTCGCCGAACTGGCGGCCGAGGCGGGCTTGCCGGCCGGCGCGTTGAATATCGTCACCGGCTACGGCCATGAAGCCGGCGCGGCGCTCGCCCGTCATCCCGGCATCGATCACATTTCGTTCACCGGGTTGCCGGACACCGGCAAGGCGGTCGCGCAAATGGCCGCTGAAAATCACGTGCCCGTCACGCTCGAACTCGGCGGCAAGTCGCCGCAAATCGTCTTCGCCGACGCGGATCTCGACGCGGCGCTGCCCGTGCTGGTGTCCGCGATCGTGCAGAACGCCGGGCAAACCTGCTCGGCGGGCAGCCGCGTGCTGATCGACCGCGCCATTTACGAGCCTTTGCTGGACCGCCTGAGCGGTGCGTTCCATGCGTTGCGCGTCGGCCCTTCGCAGGCCGACCTCGACTGCGGGCCGCTGATCAACGCGAAACAGCAGCAGCGCGTGTGGGACTTTCTGTCGGACGCGCAGCACGACGGCATTGCCATGGCGGCGCAAGGCGAAGTGATTTCCGACGCGCCGGAAAGCGGCTTCTACCAGGCGCCCACCCTACTGCGCGACGTACCCGCGAGCCATCGCCTCGCGCGCGACGAAGTATTCGGTCCGGTGCTCGCCGCGATGTCCTTCAACGGCGAAGACGAAGCGCTGGCGCTCGCCAACGGCACGCAATACGGCCTCGTGGCCGGCATCTGGACGCGCGACGGCGCGCGGCAAATGCGTCTCGCGCGACGTCTGCGCTCCGGCCAGGTGTTCATCAACAACTACGGCGCGGGCGGCGGTGTGGAATTGCCGTTCGGCGGCGTCAAGCATTCGGGGCACGGCCGCGAGAAGGGCTTCGAAGCGTTGTACGGTTTCACGGTGTTGAAGACCATCGCGATCCGGCACGGGTAG
- a CDS encoding SDR family oxidoreductase, translating into MRLTGKTAIVTGGGSGFGEGIAKTYAREGANVVVNDLNGPAAERVASEIALAGGKAIAVAGNVAQRDDWQKLREAALEDFGSVQIVVNNAGTTHRNKPVMEVTEAEFDRVYAVNVKSLYWSVQEFVPYFREQGGGSFVNIASTAGVRPRPGLVWYNGSKGAVIIASKSLAVELGPDRIRVNCINPVIGETALLSEFMGVEDTPANRQRFLAGIPLGRFSTPQDIANAALYLASDEAEFITGVCLEVDGGRCV; encoded by the coding sequence ATGCGGTTGACAGGTAAAACGGCCATCGTCACAGGTGGCGGCTCGGGTTTCGGCGAGGGCATTGCGAAGACTTACGCGCGCGAAGGCGCCAACGTCGTGGTCAACGATCTGAACGGCCCGGCCGCGGAGCGCGTGGCGAGCGAAATCGCGCTGGCCGGCGGCAAGGCCATCGCGGTGGCGGGCAACGTCGCGCAGCGCGACGACTGGCAGAAGCTGCGCGAGGCCGCGCTCGAAGACTTCGGCAGCGTGCAGATCGTGGTCAACAACGCGGGCACGACGCATCGCAACAAACCCGTGATGGAAGTCACCGAAGCCGAGTTCGACCGCGTCTACGCGGTGAACGTCAAAAGCCTCTACTGGAGCGTGCAGGAATTCGTGCCGTATTTCCGCGAGCAAGGCGGCGGCAGCTTCGTCAATATCGCGTCGACGGCCGGCGTGCGGCCGCGGCCGGGTCTCGTCTGGTACAACGGCAGCAAGGGCGCGGTGATCATCGCGAGCAAGTCGCTCGCCGTCGAGCTGGGTCCGGACCGGATTCGGGTGAACTGCATCAATCCGGTGATCGGCGAAACGGCGCTGCTGTCGGAGTTCATGGGCGTCGAAGATACGCCGGCCAATCGCCAGCGCTTTCTCGCGGGGATTCCGCTCGGACGCTTTTCGACGCCGCAGGACATCGCCAACGCCGCGCTGTATCTGGCTTCGGACGAAGCCGAGTTCATCACCGGCGTGTGCCTCGAAGTGGACGGCGGCCGCTGCGTGTAG
- a CDS encoding heme biosynthesis protein HemY, translating into MAIRGLLWLALLFAVAVVLAVVGRFDMGQVLLIYPPYRVDISLNLFVVGLVVLFILLYALLRIVRNIWRMPQRVSAYRARSRVAKAHAALRDAIGNLYAGRFSRAEKAAKDALANGDNKGAAGLIAATAAHRMHEYGRRDEWLAQIDEADWLDARLMATADMRADGRDADGALTALTEMQSQGARRIHAQQIMLRAQQQLKNWAEVLKLVKTLEKREAIHPAVAVRLRQLAAENLLRDRRHNADALLELWTSLSATERHSPRLADLAAELLVALNRPQDARKIVEEALAQNWDARLLRRYPDTTAGDALPLIQKAEAWQKDRPEDADLMFALGRLCLHQQLWGKAQSFLERALKLADNETLKIRSHRALARLHEQLGDSDKASQHYRESSLAMNVV; encoded by the coding sequence ATGGCGATCCGGGGACTTCTATGGCTCGCGTTGCTGTTCGCCGTCGCGGTGGTGCTGGCGGTGGTCGGGCGCTTCGATATGGGGCAGGTGCTGTTGATCTATCCGCCTTACCGTGTCGACATTTCGTTGAATCTGTTCGTGGTCGGGCTGGTGGTGCTGTTCATCCTGCTGTACGCGCTGCTGCGTATCGTCCGCAATATCTGGCGCATGCCGCAGCGCGTGTCGGCTTACCGCGCGCGTTCGCGCGTCGCCAAGGCGCATGCGGCGTTGCGCGATGCGATCGGCAATCTCTATGCGGGGCGTTTTTCGCGCGCTGAAAAGGCCGCGAAAGATGCGCTCGCCAATGGCGACAACAAGGGCGCGGCCGGTTTGATCGCGGCCACCGCGGCGCACCGCATGCACGAATACGGTCGGCGCGACGAATGGCTCGCGCAGATCGACGAAGCCGACTGGCTCGACGCCCGCCTGATGGCCACCGCCGACATGCGCGCCGACGGCCGCGACGCCGACGGCGCGTTGACCGCGCTGACCGAGATGCAATCGCAGGGCGCGCGGCGTATTCACGCGCAGCAGATCATGTTGCGTGCGCAACAGCAATTGAAGAACTGGGCCGAAGTGCTCAAGCTCGTCAAGACGCTGGAAAAACGCGAGGCGATTCATCCGGCGGTGGCGGTGCGTTTGCGGCAACTCGCGGCGGAAAACCTGCTGCGCGATCGCCGGCATAACGCCGACGCGCTGCTTGAACTGTGGACCTCGCTGTCGGCCACCGAGCGTCATTCGCCGCGTCTCGCCGATCTCGCCGCCGAACTGCTGGTGGCGCTGAACCGTCCGCAGGACGCACGCAAGATCGTCGAGGAAGCGCTGGCGCAGAACTGGGACGCGCGTCTGTTGCGCCGTTATCCGGACACCACTGCGGGCGACGCATTGCCGCTGATCCAGAAGGCCGAAGCCTGGCAGAAGGATCGCCCGGAAGATGCCGACCTGATGTTCGCGCTGGGCCGTTTGTGCCTGCATCAGCAACTGTGGGGCAAGGCGCAATCGTTCCTCGAGCGCGCGTTGAAACTGGCCGACAACGAGACGCTGAAGATTCGCTCGCATCGTGCGCTGGCGCGTTTGCACGAACAGCTTGGCGATTCGGATAAGGCGAGCCAGCATTATCGCGAGAGTTCGCTGGCCATGAACGTGGTGTGA
- a CDS encoding MFS transporter, giving the protein MASPADPLHHPGAGAPPSTFEEATYRKVTWRLAPLLMLCYVVAYLDRVNVGFAKLQMTSDLGLSDAVYGFGAGIFFLGYFIFEIPSNVILHKVGARVWIARIMVSWGIISMLTMFVTTPAMFYAMRFLLGLAEAGFFPGIILYLTYWYPSHRRGRMTTWFMTAIALSGVIGGPVSGYILKNFNGANGWHGWQWLFLLEGVPSVIVGILVFAKLDDRISKARWLTREEQQLLESQVSAEEATKHDMPIRQVLTSGRVLMLSLVYFSFVMGLYGVSFWLPTIIKATGVTDSFMIGLLSAIPFAAAVVAMVFVARSADRTRERRWHIAVPAFAGALGLVLSVVWAHNTVLAMAALTLATMGILTTLPLFWSLPTAILAGTGAAAGIAMINSIGNLAGFLSPYAVGWLKQATAANDSGMYMLAAFMVLGGLLAISVPARMVNK; this is encoded by the coding sequence ATGGCAAGTCCTGCAGATCCGCTCCACCACCCCGGCGCGGGCGCGCCCCCTTCCACGTTCGAGGAGGCCACCTACCGCAAGGTCACGTGGCGGCTCGCGCCGCTGCTGATGCTCTGCTACGTGGTCGCGTATCTGGACCGCGTCAACGTCGGCTTCGCGAAGCTGCAAATGACCAGCGACCTCGGCCTGAGCGACGCCGTGTACGGCTTCGGCGCGGGGATTTTCTTCCTCGGCTATTTCATCTTCGAAATTCCCAGCAACGTGATCCTGCACAAGGTCGGCGCACGCGTGTGGATCGCGCGGATCATGGTGTCGTGGGGCATCATTTCGATGCTGACCATGTTCGTCACCACGCCGGCCATGTTCTACGCGATGCGCTTCCTGCTCGGTCTCGCCGAAGCGGGCTTCTTCCCCGGCATCATCCTGTACCTCACCTACTGGTATCCGTCGCACCGGCGCGGCCGCATGACCACCTGGTTCATGACGGCGATCGCGCTGTCGGGCGTGATCGGCGGTCCGGTGTCGGGCTACATCCTGAAGAACTTCAACGGCGCGAACGGCTGGCATGGCTGGCAGTGGCTGTTTCTGCTGGAGGGCGTGCCGTCGGTGATCGTCGGGATTCTGGTGTTCGCGAAGCTGGACGACCGGATCTCGAAAGCCAGATGGCTGACGCGCGAAGAACAGCAACTGCTCGAAAGCCAGGTCTCCGCCGAAGAAGCAACCAAGCACGATATGCCGATCCGCCAGGTGCTCACGAGCGGCCGCGTGCTGATGCTGAGTCTGGTGTATTTCTCGTTCGTGATGGGGCTTTACGGCGTGAGCTTCTGGCTGCCGACCATCATCAAGGCGACCGGCGTGACCGACTCGTTCATGATCGGCCTGCTGTCCGCGATTCCGTTCGCGGCGGCGGTGGTAGCCATGGTGTTCGTGGCGCGCAGCGCGGACCGCACCCGCGAGCGGCGCTGGCATATCGCGGTGCCGGCCTTCGCGGGCGCGCTCGGGCTGGTGCTGTCGGTCGTATGGGCGCACAACACGGTGCTCGCCATGGCGGCGCTGACCCTCGCGACCATGGGCATTCTGACCACGCTGCCGCTGTTCTGGAGTCTGCCTACGGCGATCCTCGCCGGCACGGGCGCGGCGGCCGGCATCGCGATGATCAATTCGATCGGCAATCTGGCGGGCTTTCTGAGCCCGTACGCGGTGGGCTGGCTCAAGCAGGCGACCGCCGCGAACGACTCCGGCATGTACATGCTGGCCGCGTTCATGGTGCTGGGCGGTTTGCTCGCGATCAGCGTGCCGGCCAGGATGGTGAACAAGTGA
- the hemDX gene encoding fused uroporphyrinogen-III synthase HemD/membrane protein HemX codes for MTADFSGNTSSSAVGKTAFTVVITRPAGQSSELIARLAEAGIATLDFPLIDIAPVTDAAPLRAALASLERYALVVFVSPNAIDQAFAHSDAIWPHALPIGVVGPGSVQALARHGVAAPAYNVISPPSGNDEETARFDSEGLFAALETALGATGFEGQRVLIVRGDGGREWLAERLREAGAEVETVAAYRRLVPEPSIGGWARVHELLAGLPHAWLLTSSEGVRNLHELAQDHLTTGEIAALKHATLVTPHPRIAQTARALGFDSMTVSGAGDDRIARALLAAVPTVVQPAPSNPAHSPAQSRMTETTASTNASPQPAATTGLPPNPPFTPYEAQKRRSASGPLLWFVVVILACAAGVGGFALNRKVERAEQQLAQRQQANDAQTSELRVKTEQALATVHQSDAQVAQLEGKLADAQTAQQALQQQYTDLARNRDDWTFAEVGQMLSAASQQLQLTGNTQLALFALQSADTRLAASDSPQAVTVRKAIAQDIDKLKAAPSTDLTGLAIKLDNAIDQIDSLPLSGESPIAHATPKAATWADTAKVAAATGEPRWKVWWREVSTGIGQQLTSLVQVRRIDNADAMLITPDQGYFVRENVKLRLLSARLALLSRNQTTLKSDLQAAQSSLTRYFDNASKKTQTVEDLVKQVDAGSAAVELPNLNTSLQAVNQYRNRG; via the coding sequence ATGACGGCCGACTTCTCCGGCAACACCTCGTCCTCCGCCGTCGGCAAGACGGCGTTCACGGTCGTGATTACGCGACCGGCCGGTCAGTCGAGTGAGCTGATCGCGCGGCTCGCCGAGGCCGGCATCGCCACGCTCGATTTCCCGCTGATCGACATCGCACCGGTCACCGATGCCGCGCCGCTGCGCGCGGCGCTCGCTTCGCTCGAACGCTACGCGCTGGTCGTGTTCGTGTCGCCGAACGCAATCGACCAGGCGTTCGCGCACAGTGACGCGATCTGGCCGCATGCGCTGCCGATCGGCGTCGTCGGTCCGGGCAGCGTGCAGGCGCTCGCGCGCCACGGCGTCGCGGCGCCGGCGTACAACGTCATCAGCCCGCCGTCGGGCAACGACGAGGAAACCGCGCGCTTCGATTCCGAAGGTCTGTTCGCGGCGCTCGAAACCGCGCTCGGCGCCACCGGCTTCGAAGGCCAACGCGTGCTGATCGTGCGCGGCGACGGCGGCCGCGAATGGCTCGCTGAACGTCTGCGCGAAGCCGGCGCCGAGGTCGAGACGGTCGCGGCTTACCGGCGTCTGGTGCCCGAACCGTCGATCGGCGGTTGGGCGCGCGTGCACGAACTGCTCGCCGGTTTGCCGCACGCGTGGCTGCTGACCAGTTCCGAAGGCGTGCGCAATCTGCACGAACTCGCGCAAGACCATCTGACTACCGGCGAAATCGCCGCGCTCAAACACGCCACGCTCGTCACGCCGCATCCGCGTATTGCGCAGACCGCGCGGGCATTGGGTTTTGATAGCATGACGGTGTCCGGCGCGGGCGACGACCGGATTGCCCGCGCTCTGCTTGCCGCCGTTCCGACCGTAGTTCAACCGGCACCGTCCAACCCGGCTCATTCACCGGCACAATCACGCATGACTGAAACGACCGCTTCCACGAACGCTTCACCCCAGCCGGCCGCGACCACCGGGTTGCCGCCGAATCCCCCCTTCACGCCCTACGAAGCGCAAAAGCGCCGCAGCGCGAGCGGACCGCTGCTGTGGTTTGTCGTCGTGATCCTTGCCTGTGCGGCGGGCGTGGGCGGCTTTGCGCTCAACCGCAAGGTGGAGCGCGCCGAGCAGCAACTCGCGCAACGCCAGCAGGCCAACGACGCGCAGACCAGCGAGTTGCGCGTCAAGACCGAGCAGGCGCTGGCCACGGTGCATCAATCGGACGCGCAGGTTGCGCAGCTCGAAGGCAAGCTCGCCGACGCGCAAACCGCGCAGCAGGCGTTGCAGCAGCAATACACGGATCTCGCCCGCAATCGCGACGACTGGACCTTCGCCGAAGTCGGGCAGATGCTGTCGGCCGCGAGCCAGCAGTTGCAGCTCACCGGCAACACGCAGCTCGCGCTGTTCGCGCTGCAAAGTGCGGACACGCGTCTGGCCGCGTCGGACAGCCCGCAAGCCGTCACGGTGCGCAAGGCGATCGCGCAAGACATCGACAAGCTGAAGGCCGCGCCGTCCACCGACCTGACCGGTCTCGCCATCAAGCTCGACAACGCGATCGACCAGATCGACAGCCTGCCGCTGTCGGGCGAGTCGCCGATCGCGCATGCCACGCCGAAGGCCGCGACCTGGGCCGACACGGCGAAGGTGGCCGCGGCCACCGGCGAGCCGCGCTGGAAAGTGTGGTGGCGCGAAGTGAGCACCGGCATCGGTCAGCAGTTGACGAGCCTCGTGCAGGTGCGCCGTATCGACAACGCCGACGCGATGCTGATCACGCCCGACCAGGGCTACTTCGTGCGTGAGAATGTGAAGCTGCGCCTGCTGTCGGCGCGTCTCGCGCTGCTGTCGCGCAACCAGACCACGCTGAAATCGGATCTGCAGGCCGCGCAGTCTTCGCTGACGCGCTACTTCGACAACGCGTCGAAGAAGACGCAGACCGTGGAAGATCTGGTCAAGCAGGTGGACGCGGGTTCCGCCGCGGTCGAACTGCCGAATCTGAACACGAGCCTGCAAGCCGTCAATCAATACCGGAACCGAGGTTAA